The Catellatospora citrea DNA segment CCCGCGTCGCAGTAGTGCGGGTAGTTGGCGGTGTTCTGCTCCACGATGTGCACCAGGCCGCCGGTCTCGTGGTTGACGTTGGCCAGGAACGCCGCGGCCTCCTGGCGGCGCACGGTGTCGCTGCCGGTGGTGGCGAACGACGGGTAGGCGCTCAGTGCGGCGATCAGGCCCTGGTACGTGTAGAACGAGTTGCGGCCCGGGAACATCTGGTTGAAGGCCGCCTCGGACACGACGAAGCCGCCCGGGTTGGTCGGCGGGTTCGACGGGGGCGTGCCGCTACAGGTGTACGGGTCCCAGTACCAGGTGCTGATGATCGGGTCGTAGCCCGGGTTGTCGTGCTCGGCGATGTAGTACAGCCCGTTGGTGTAGCGCACGATGCTGCCGGTGGTGTACCAGGTGCCCGCGGCCCAGTTCGGGTGGTTGCAGCTGCCGCCGGGCGGGGGCGTGGTGCCGCCGCCGCAGGTGCCCTGGTCGGTCCAGACCTCGTTGGTGCCGGGGGCCTGGTTCTGGGTCCACCAGCGGGCCAGCCAGTTGTGGCCGTTGTACGAGGCGGTCATGCCTCCGGTGTAGACGGACTGCGACTGCCACGCGGCCACGCAGTTCGCGGCGGACGCCGACGCCGACGGCAGCACGACCGCGAGCGCGGCGACGACCGCCAGCACTCCGGCCAGCGCCAGAGAACGTTGTCGTGACATGGGGACTCCTCTCCGCGGGCGCAGCGCCGGCGGCTCGTGAGGGGGACCGGGAACGAGCGCTCGCGACGAAGAGTATCAATAAAGAAAGCTTCCTAACAGTGATGTGCCATGCCTACCTGTCCCGTTTTGGTGGCGGTTCGCCCCGACGTGGCCGGTGCTCAGCGCCCGGCCTGCGCCATCACCCCGAGCGGGTGCGCCAGCAGCTCGGCGAAGGCCAGCTCGGCCGCGCCGAGCAGGGTGGTGTCGTCGCCGAGCGCCGCGGTGGCCAGCCGCACCCGCTCCCGCGACACGGGCAGCACGTGGCGCTCGATCCGGCTGCGGATCTGCGGCTCGGCGCCGAGGTAGACGTCGCGCATGATGCCCCCGAAGATCACCACGCCCGGGTTGAACAGGTTGAT contains these protein-coding regions:
- a CDS encoding glycoside hydrolase family 19 protein, with product MSRQRSLALAGVLAVVAALAVVLPSASASAANCVAAWQSQSVYTGGMTASYNGHNWLARWWTQNQAPGTNEVWTDQGTCGGGTTPPPGGSCNHPNWAAGTWYTTGSIVRYTNGLYYIAEHDNPGYDPIISTWYWDPYTCSGTPPSNPPTNPGGFVVSEAAFNQMFPGRNSFYTYQGLIAALSAYPSFATTGSDTVRRQEAAAFLANVNHETGGLVHIVEQNTANYPHYCDAGQPYGCPAGQAAYYGRGPIQLSWNFNYKAAGDALGLPLLTNPWLVQNDASVAWRTGLWYWMTQNGPGTMTAHNAMVNGAGFGQTIRSINGSIECNGGNPAQVQSRVNSYQQFVGILGTTPGANLYC